A stretch of Aerococcus christensenii DNA encodes these proteins:
- the proB gene encoding glutamate 5-kinase has translation MSRKKISQAKRIVVKVGTNSLMTPKNTIRYRRIDRLAYVLSELTQKDREIILVTSGAIGVGCAKMNLAKRPHKISDQQAVAAVGQVALMNTYARFFDYYSKQVAQILMTRDVVDFHDSLFNLKNNFDSLFHHQIIPIVNENDAIAVDEMDHKVRFGDNDSLSALVASIVDADLLILLTDVDGFYDSNPQTNPNAKKFNVVNDLSDDLLTMAGGNGSKYSTGGMKTKLRAAKRCLDENRSMVIMSSNDPTQIFDLLNEQPVGTLFTR, from the coding sequence GTGAGTCGCAAAAAAATCTCTCAAGCGAAACGTATTGTTGTCAAAGTAGGGACCAATTCTCTCATGACCCCAAAAAACACGATTCGCTATCGACGAATTGATCGTTTAGCTTATGTTCTCTCTGAATTAACACAAAAGGATCGCGAAATCATTTTGGTTACTTCTGGCGCTATTGGTGTTGGATGCGCTAAAATGAATTTAGCTAAACGCCCACATAAAATTTCAGACCAACAAGCAGTCGCTGCCGTGGGACAAGTCGCCTTAATGAACACTTATGCACGCTTCTTTGACTATTATAGCAAACAAGTTGCCCAAATCTTGATGACAAGGGATGTCGTCGACTTTCATGACTCCCTTTTCAATCTCAAAAATAACTTTGACTCTCTTTTCCACCATCAAATTATTCCTATTGTCAATGAAAACGATGCAATTGCTGTGGATGAGATGGATCACAAGGTTCGCTTCGGTGACAATGATAGTCTTTCTGCCTTAGTCGCTTCGATTGTAGATGCCGACCTTCTCATTTTACTTACTGATGTCGACGGCTTCTACGATTCCAATCCTCAGACCAATCCAAATGCTAAGAAATTTAATGTAGTGAATGATTTAAGTGATGACCTACTCACAATGGCTGGTGGCAACGGTTCTAAATACTCAACAGGAGGGATGAAAACAAAATTAAGGGCTGCTAAACGTTGCTTAGACGAAAACCGCTCCATGGTCATTATGTCTTCCAATGATCCTACACAAATTTTCGATCTGTTAAACGAACAACCTGTCGGTACACTCTTTACACGTTAG
- a CDS encoding M15 family metallopeptidase: MKNWLKRHPKAFILVIVLVYLLAFVGTDIFFAVHSPADSSAETLDLAKISEKLEKQEVSIASVEDTQIQPVTLESIQSNHPETSVWNLLQDLPEQVDPKDWKLQIVNELFPLKEDITSPLYVGIDGQTYDERIKESVQAFMDASEKENYKLKIVSAYRNLATQTANYQSYKQVYLQQGLSPEEAEKKAREYVAPPKTSEHSLGLALDIVTQQWDQGGKGLVEDFAETPEAQWMKTHAKDYGFILRYLKGREKETGYQFEPWHFRYVGKEAADYIDRHGLTLEEYVVLVYAKNGIELTYKVDEDLKVE; encoded by the coding sequence ATGAAAAATTGGTTAAAAAGACACCCAAAGGCCTTTATTCTCGTTATTGTTCTTGTTTATTTGTTAGCTTTTGTGGGAACAGATATTTTTTTTGCAGTACATTCGCCAGCTGATTCTTCAGCAGAAACTCTAGATTTGGCAAAAATTTCAGAAAAATTAGAGAAGCAAGAAGTGAGCATTGCTTCAGTTGAGGACACACAGATTCAACCCGTCACTTTAGAAAGTATTCAATCGAACCATCCAGAAACTTCGGTTTGGAATCTATTACAGGATTTACCTGAACAAGTAGATCCTAAAGATTGGAAGCTCCAAATTGTTAATGAGCTGTTCCCTTTGAAGGAAGATATTACGTCTCCACTCTATGTAGGAATAGACGGACAGACTTACGATGAAAGAATCAAAGAATCTGTTCAAGCCTTCATGGATGCCTCAGAAAAGGAGAATTATAAGCTGAAGATCGTTTCTGCTTATCGTAATTTAGCGACACAGACAGCGAATTATCAGAGTTATAAGCAAGTTTATCTTCAGCAAGGTCTTTCTCCAGAAGAAGCCGAAAAAAAAGCCAGAGAGTATGTGGCTCCTCCCAAAACATCTGAACATTCTTTGGGATTAGCTTTGGATATTGTGACGCAACAGTGGGATCAAGGAGGAAAAGGATTGGTAGAAGATTTTGCCGAAACCCCTGAAGCTCAGTGGATGAAAACTCACGCTAAAGACTATGGCTTTATTTTGCGATATCTTAAAGGGAGAGAAAAAGAAACCGGTTATCAATTTGAACCTTGGCATTTTCGCTATGTGGGTAAAGAAGCGGCAGATTATATTGACCGTCACGGCTTAACTTTAGAAGAGTATGTTGTCCTCGTTTATGCTAAGAATGGAATTGAGCTTACTTACAAGGTAGATGAAGATTTAAAAGTAGAGTAG